The following coding sequences lie in one Silvanigrella aquatica genomic window:
- a CDS encoding ATP-binding cassette domain-containing protein: protein MIEVKNLVLFGKNESLRLKIPELKFHSPGITALIGHNGAGKSSLLRIAAGIEKPSIGEVFFSDKEIYNHYEEMKEKIHLLSWGLELYRNLSANDHLKLFRNVCKNWNYSIENELLKDLAIPTHKKVERMSRGEQVRLRLLLSLPRSPRVILLDEVTNDLDTDSRRAIFKKLDSYSFETDAQVVVATNMIEDIERYATDIILLQKGEVILQSSLDSIKEKYNSSFEEIVRIYERKEAVV from the coding sequence ATGATTGAAGTCAAAAATTTGGTACTTTTTGGCAAAAATGAAAGCTTAAGATTAAAAATTCCGGAGTTAAAATTTCATTCTCCAGGGATTACCGCATTAATTGGCCATAATGGCGCAGGAAAATCATCATTACTTCGTATTGCGGCAGGAATTGAAAAACCAAGTATAGGAGAGGTTTTTTTTAGCGATAAAGAAATTTATAATCACTATGAAGAGATGAAAGAAAAAATTCATCTTCTTTCCTGGGGGCTAGAACTTTATCGCAATTTAAGTGCAAATGATCATCTCAAATTATTTCGTAATGTCTGTAAAAATTGGAATTATTCTATTGAAAATGAATTATTAAAAGATTTAGCAATTCCGACTCATAAAAAAGTAGAAAGAATGTCTCGTGGAGAACAGGTTCGTTTAAGGCTTTTATTGAGTTTACCTCGTTCGCCTCGTGTCATTTTACTTGATGAAGTTACAAATGATTTAGATACGGATTCCAGGCGCGCTATTTTTAAAAAGCTTGACTCTTATTCATTTGAAACCGATGCTCAAGTTGTTGTTGCGACAAATATGATTGAAGATATTGAGCGTTATGCGACGGACATTATTTTGTTACAAAAAGGTGAAGTGATTTTACAAAGTTCTTTAGATAGTATTAAAGAGAAATATAATTCGAGTTTCGAAGAAATTGTAAGAATTTATGAGAGGAAGGAAGCTGTTGTGTGA
- a CDS encoding GntR family transcriptional regulator codes for MRLQVNPHSSTPIYAQIVEQMRNQILSGGIGAGTALPSVREISEMIEVNSLTIQKALKILEVEKFIIIRRGVGAFVSENIVSLTQIQKEELIKPGLTNVITHAHELGINKQRFHDLVEECWGEKEQ; via the coding sequence ATGAGGCTTCAAGTCAATCCCCATTCCTCAACCCCAATTTATGCGCAAATTGTGGAACAAATGAGAAATCAAATCCTTTCTGGCGGGATAGGAGCTGGTACGGCATTGCCCTCTGTTCGAGAAATTTCAGAAATGATCGAAGTAAATTCCCTGACAATTCAAAAAGCTCTCAAAATTCTTGAAGTTGAAAAATTTATCATCATCCGCAGGGGAGTTGGCGCCTTTGTTTCAGAAAATATTGTTTCGTTAACACAAATTCAAAAAGAAGAGCTTATTAAACCGGGTTTAACTAATGTGATAACTCATGCTCATGAACTTGGTATTAATAAACAAAGATTTCATGATTTAGTTGAGGAATGTTGGGGTGAAAAAGAACAATGA
- a CDS encoding VWA domain-containing protein, which translates to MRNYVVVIDRSGSMSDSVSSSNFMSRWNYAKESVLALARKCTELDPDGIDVYTFNRTFQKFSNTTHEKVAEIFKNVSPNGGTDFVPVLTDVIQNHFEHSDRPTSVIVITDGEPTDGVQGQRNLANLLVNTTKKMESDNEFGISFIQIGDDKSARDFLKKLDDELVSVGAKFDICDTKTCDEMENMSLDQVLLDIIND; encoded by the coding sequence ATGAGAAATTATGTTGTTGTGATTGATAGATCCGGTTCTATGTCAGATTCTGTAAGTAGTTCAAACTTTATGTCACGTTGGAATTATGCTAAGGAATCTGTTCTTGCTCTTGCTAGAAAATGTACTGAATTAGATCCTGATGGGATTGATGTTTATACATTTAATAGAACATTTCAAAAGTTTTCTAATACAACTCATGAAAAAGTGGCAGAAATATTTAAAAATGTTTCTCCTAATGGTGGTACAGACTTTGTTCCTGTATTAACGGACGTGATTCAAAATCATTTTGAACATTCTGATAGACCCACATCTGTCATTGTGATTACCGATGGTGAGCCTACTGATGGGGTTCAAGGTCAGCGCAATTTAGCAAATCTTCTTGTGAATACGACAAAAAAAATGGAAAGTGACAATGAATTTGGGATCTCTTTTATTCAAATAGGAGATGACAAATCCGCCCGTGATTTTTTGAAAAAACTTGATGATGAGCTCGTTTCTGTGGGAGCGAAGTTTGATATCTGTGATACAAAAACCTGCGATGAAATGGAAAATATGTCATTAGATCAGGTTTTACTTGATATTATAAATGATTAA
- a CDS encoding transporter substrate-binding domain-containing protein → MLKYLFVIFSIINLSIYAKDLNISVCVNDIQQIPQILLANNKIVGSEIDILNLAVKKLKGKLNIKFNIEMIPWIRCIYMAEKGEVDAVLNASYNNERAQFLDYPPDASSIETSPCSSKYLLTCAGYAVVTLNSDPYEYDGNPKNIPKPVRASRGYSIVEELQKIIPNDLEIDKDDMTNVKKLALNQKGSAVVFSSYFNKLKHDKELLKKVKLNKKMYVMKSYYLAFSKKKSFQNEDKLMLWREIGAIANDKKLNSKIESKYLMFK, encoded by the coding sequence ATGTTAAAGTATCTTTTTGTTATTTTTTCAATAATTAATTTATCAATTTATGCAAAAGATCTTAATATAAGTGTTTGCGTAAATGATATTCAGCAAATTCCGCAAATATTATTAGCAAATAATAAAATAGTGGGTTCTGAAATTGACATTTTGAATTTAGCTGTAAAAAAATTAAAAGGGAAATTGAATATAAAATTTAATATTGAAATGATTCCATGGATTCGTTGCATATATATGGCTGAAAAAGGGGAAGTAGATGCTGTTTTAAATGCATCTTATAATAATGAAAGAGCTCAGTTTTTAGATTATCCACCTGATGCGAGCTCCATAGAAACTAGTCCGTGCTCATCTAAATATTTATTGACTTGTGCAGGTTATGCTGTTGTTACCTTAAATTCAGATCCTTATGAATATGATGGAAATCCAAAAAATATTCCAAAGCCTGTTCGTGCGTCAAGAGGATATTCCATAGTCGAAGAATTGCAAAAAATAATACCAAATGATTTGGAAATTGATAAAGATGATATGACAAATGTAAAAAAATTAGCTTTGAATCAGAAAGGAAGTGCTGTTGTATTTTCATCTTACTTTAATAAATTAAAACATGATAAAGAGTTGCTAAAAAAAGTAAAATTAAATAAAAAAATGTATGTTATGAAATCATATTATTTGGCTTTTTCAAAAAAGAAATCATTTCAAAATGAAGATAAGCTCATGTTATGGCGTGAAATTGGTGCTATTGCAAACGATAAAAAATTAAATAGTAAAATTGAGTCAAAATATTTAATGTTTAAGTAA
- a CDS encoding DUF4337 domain-containing protein, whose amino-acid sequence MEIIEDPTERIKENITHEAVHKSNEKNIMLYAITSAFYAILTATTGLLAGYYSNEAMIEQIKASDQWAYYQSKSIKMNIAESKLEILKSLKLKTDESTLHKVENYKLELASISSDAKEKESNSKLFLKKHVQFAKSVTLFQVAIGMTAFAILTRKRIFWYISMAFAFGGLYFFGLGLF is encoded by the coding sequence ATGGAAATAATAGAAGATCCCACCGAGAGAATAAAAGAAAATATAACTCATGAAGCAGTTCATAAATCTAATGAAAAAAATATAATGCTCTATGCCATCACATCTGCTTTTTATGCGATTCTTACGGCAACTACAGGGTTATTGGCAGGATATTATTCAAATGAAGCTATGATTGAACAAATAAAAGCATCAGATCAATGGGCATATTATCAATCAAAGAGTATTAAAATGAATATTGCAGAATCAAAATTAGAAATATTGAAGTCTTTAAAATTGAAAACTGATGAAAGTACTTTACATAAAGTAGAAAATTATAAATTAGAATTAGCATCTATTTCTAGTGATGCTAAAGAAAAAGAAAGCAATTCAAAATTATTTTTAAAAAAGCATGTGCAATTTGCTAAGAGTGTTACTTTATTTCAGGTTGCAATAGGAATGACCGCATTTGCCATACTTACTAGAAAAAGAATTTTTTGGTACATTAGTATGGCATTTGCTTTTGGTGGATTGTATTTTTTTGGATTAGGTTTATTCTAA
- a CDS encoding HigA family addiction module antitoxin, translating into MMYKSETFISMPTSGWEVNVKPVSPGEILQEEFLKPFRMSQSQLAKILSCDVKTINKICNGRSSITARTALGFAKVFGTSPEFWLQLQIATDLWAERNREEKIA; encoded by the coding sequence ATGATGTACAAATCTGAGACTTTTATTTCAATGCCTACAAGTGGTTGGGAAGTAAATGTAAAGCCTGTATCTCCTGGCGAAATTCTGCAAGAAGAGTTTTTAAAACCCTTTAGAATGAGTCAATCTCAATTGGCAAAAATACTAAGTTGTGACGTTAAAACAATAAATAAAATATGTAATGGACGTTCTTCTATTACTGCTCGTACGGCACTTGGGTTTGCAAAGGTTTTTGGAACTTCCCCCGAATTTTGGTTGCAGTTACAAATTGCAACAGATTTATGGGCGGAAAGAAATCGGGAAGAAAAAATCGCTTAA
- a CDS encoding carbon-nitrogen hydrolase family protein, with protein MEKKNSISIATAQFAAFAGNFGHNMKEMESLLEKAKAKNARLVVFPELSLSGYDEFLVSEGRCTIDITSKALNYFKNSCKKYEIYAVIGVCLQKNYGFSNSALVINNEGEIIGIYNKHYLDSYEKELFISGDSGFLFEIEGWKFSLAISSDAFYPEHAKTMAKGGAEVYLILGSFINGGLNHRRSLEFPARALENEIYVVVSNYIGSHGDMDFCGRSSIYAPNGDLLFEATADQKEIIVSLLEEREFIKQKGSVQNVEEQMEVIKF; from the coding sequence ATGGAGAAAAAAAATTCCATCTCAATTGCGACAGCACAATTTGCCGCATTTGCCGGTAATTTTGGTCATAATATGAAAGAGATGGAAAGCTTACTGGAAAAAGCAAAAGCGAAAAATGCACGGCTTGTTGTTTTTCCTGAGCTGAGTCTTTCTGGATATGATGAATTTTTAGTCTCAGAAGGACGCTGCACTATTGATATTACGAGTAAGGCTCTTAATTATTTTAAAAACTCTTGTAAAAAGTATGAAATATACGCTGTTATTGGAGTTTGTTTACAAAAAAATTATGGATTTTCAAATAGCGCATTGGTTATTAATAATGAAGGTGAAATTATTGGAATTTATAATAAACACTATTTAGATAGCTATGAGAAAGAGTTATTTATTTCGGGTGATAGTGGATTTTTATTTGAAATTGAAGGTTGGAAATTTTCTCTCGCAATTTCTTCTGATGCCTTTTATCCTGAACACGCAAAAACTATGGCGAAGGGAGGTGCGGAGGTCTATCTCATCTTAGGTTCATTTATCAATGGAGGCCTGAACCACAGGCGTTCCCTTGAGTTTCCTGCGCGTGCTTTAGAAAATGAAATTTATGTAGTCGTTTCAAATTATATTGGCTCCCACGGAGACATGGACTTCTGCGGGAGGAGCTCTATTTATGCGCCAAATGGAGATCTTTTATTTGAAGCTACTGCCGATCAAAAAGAAATCATTGTTTCATTATTGGAGGAAAGAGAATTCATAAAACAAAAAGGATCTGTCCAAAACGTGGAAGAGCAAATGGAAGTGATTAAGTTCTAA
- a CDS encoding transporter substrate-binding domain-containing protein yields MLKYFSFILLIIDLSICAKELGINICVNDIQKISQILVVNNKITGSEIDVLNLAVKKLKGKLNIKLNIELTPWTRCIYMAEKGEVDVVLNVSYNEERAQYLDYRPDADPYEKYSCTSKYLLTCTGYAVVALNSNLYEYDGNPKLLPNPVRVSRGYSIVSELQKLSQMI; encoded by the coding sequence ATGTTAAAGTATTTTTCTTTTATTCTTTTAATAATAGATTTATCGATTTGTGCAAAAGAGCTTGGTATTAATATTTGTGTCAATGATATTCAGAAAATATCTCAGATATTAGTAGTGAATAATAAAATTACAGGCTCCGAAATTGATGTTCTTAATTTAGCAGTAAAAAAATTAAAAGGTAAATTAAACATTAAATTAAATATCGAATTAACTCCTTGGACACGTTGTATATATATGGCTGAAAAAGGGGAAGTGGATGTTGTTTTAAATGTTTCCTATAATGAAGAAAGAGCTCAGTATTTAGATTATCGGCCCGATGCAGATCCTTATGAAAAATATTCTTGTACATCTAAATATTTATTGACTTGCACGGGTTATGCAGTTGTTGCACTAAATTCAAATCTTTATGAATACGATGGAAATCCCAAACTTCTTCCAAATCCTGTTCGTGTTTCAAGAGGTTATTCCATAGTCTCCGAGTTACAAAAATTATCCCAAATGATTTAG
- a CDS encoding hydrolase: MDENCNYQFRPAWWLKNKHLQTLYPVFFSNKNKINLISETLILPDGDTLLLDWSENKNQTDKPLLVLLHGLEGSSSSPYIQRLMKQALNLDFRSVCMHFRGCGGVINQQVKSYHAGETEDFKFFLKYLAQKSNFNFVYAVGFSLGGNVLLKYLGENPSSTFIKSAVAVSVPFELADSAESMNKGVSKLYQWWLLRCLKESLIEKGNLEKIGISKAELLGMKNFWEFDDKVTAKINGFINVHDYYKKSSSRQFLNNITTPTLIIHSCDDPFMSPSCIPKPEEISRQVQLELNSNGGHIGFISGKIPFFPEYWLENRIMKYFLK, from the coding sequence ATGGACGAAAATTGTAATTATCAATTTAGGCCTGCTTGGTGGCTAAAAAATAAACATTTACAAACGTTATACCCTGTTTTTTTTTCAAATAAAAATAAAATAAACTTAATTAGTGAAACATTGATTTTACCTGATGGTGATACTCTTTTATTAGATTGGAGCGAGAATAAAAATCAAACGGATAAACCACTTTTAGTTTTGCTCCATGGCCTTGAAGGCTCCTCTTCTTCTCCCTATATTCAAAGATTGATGAAGCAGGCTTTGAATTTAGATTTTAGATCAGTTTGTATGCATTTTAGAGGATGTGGCGGCGTAATAAATCAACAGGTTAAATCTTATCATGCAGGAGAGACGGAAGATTTTAAATTTTTTTTAAAATATTTAGCGCAAAAAAGTAATTTTAATTTTGTATATGCTGTTGGATTTTCTTTAGGTGGAAATGTTCTTTTAAAATACTTAGGTGAAAATCCAAGCTCTACTTTTATTAAATCGGCGGTTGCCGTTTCTGTTCCTTTTGAACTAGCAGATTCCGCAGAAAGTATGAATAAAGGCGTATCAAAGCTATACCAATGGTGGTTATTGCGTTGTTTAAAAGAAAGTCTCATTGAAAAAGGAAATTTAGAAAAAATAGGAATCAGTAAAGCTGAATTATTAGGCATGAAAAATTTTTGGGAATTTGATGATAAAGTAACAGCTAAAATCAATGGATTTATTAATGTGCATGATTATTATAAAAAATCCAGTTCAAGACAATTTCTTAACAATATAACAACTCCAACACTTATAATTCATTCTTGTGATGATCCTTTTATGTCTCCGTCCTGCATTCCAAAGCCAGAGGAAATTTCAAGACAAGTGCAATTAGAACTCAATTCAAATGGGGGGCATATTGGATTTATTTCAGGCAAAATACCTTTTTTCCCTGAATATTGGCTCGAAAACAGAATTATGAAATATTTTTTAAAGTAA